In Thiospirochaeta perfilievii, a single window of DNA contains:
- a CDS encoding EAL domain-containing protein codes for MEGHALNIRIVIEGIENSHQQNVLRSIDCDIAQGYFYCKPGPVSDFEELLLEQKKNKP; via the coding sequence ATAGAGGGTCATGCACTTAATATAAGAATAGTTATAGAGGGTATAGAAAATTCCCATCAGCAAAATGTATTAAGAAGTATTGATTGTGATATAGCCCAGGGTTACTTTTATTGTAAGCCTGGACCTGTCTCTGATTTTGAAGAGTTATTATTAGAACAGAAAAAAAATAAACCTTAG
- a CDS encoding YraN family protein: MGSYEKGYSGESCACEYLKKKNYDIIKRNFRCRYGEVDIIIYKDGELAFVEVKTWDTLDSFDLSYVINRKKQKRITNASAVFLRDYKGEYTSIRFDVLLLKSNKTVFEYYTNIYMENGLP, encoded by the coding sequence TTGGGAAGTTATGAAAAGGGATATTCTGGAGAAAGTTGTGCTTGTGAATATCTTAAGAAAAAAAATTATGATATTATTAAAAGAAATTTTAGGTGTCGGTATGGAGAAGTCGATATTATTATATATAAGGATGGTGAGTTAGCCTTTGTCGAGGTGAAAACTTGGGATACGTTGGATTCATTTGACCTTTCTTACGTAATTAACCGTAAGAAACAGAAAAGAATAACTAATGCTTCGGCAGTTTTCTTACGAGATTATAAGGGTGAATATACATCTATTCGTTTTGATGTTCTTTTATTAAAGAGTAACAAGACTGTATTTGAATACTATACTAATATATATATGGAGAATGGTCTTCCATGA
- a CDS encoding FecCD family ABC transporter permease: MKNKNNRSKLLIGLVAILIVILISTTIGYANITVVQTIKILINRVYTIFDVTDFPVNSEINIVFVRLPRILGACLAGMGLTMSGIIFQAILRNPMAEPYILGVSSGAALGAAISIVLSINFVPFFALTGGLLASILVIFIAGNSYNTNRIILYGVSLNFFLSSMLTLIISLNHNKSSDILFWTLGSFSTMNYFKVTLMLLADLIGVILLFYYSRELNIFTMGIPVAKTLGLNVKKYRTLLLAIASIITGVIVSFTGIIGFVGLIIPHLARLFVGSEHKKVISLSLPLGAIFMMICDTLSRSILTNELPVGVITSLVGAPVFVYLLKKRSS, translated from the coding sequence GTGAAAAATAAAAACAATAGGTCTAAATTACTTATAGGCCTAGTTGCTATATTAATAGTAATTTTAATCTCTACAACTATAGGTTATGCAAATATAACAGTAGTTCAAACTATAAAGATACTTATTAACAGGGTTTATACTATTTTTGATGTAACTGATTTCCCAGTTAATAGTGAAATAAACATAGTATTTGTTAGACTTCCAAGAATATTAGGAGCATGCCTAGCCGGTATGGGTTTAACTATGTCAGGGATAATTTTTCAGGCAATTTTAAGAAACCCTATGGCGGAGCCATACATTTTAGGAGTATCCTCTGGAGCAGCCCTAGGCGCTGCTATTTCTATAGTTTTAAGTATAAACTTTGTACCATTTTTTGCACTAACAGGGGGGCTTTTAGCATCCATACTTGTTATTTTTATAGCTGGTAATAGCTACAATACCAACAGAATAATTTTATATGGGGTTTCTCTTAACTTTTTCCTATCATCTATGTTAACCCTAATAATTAGCCTAAACCACAATAAGAGTAGTGATATACTCTTTTGGACACTAGGTAGCTTTTCGACAATGAACTATTTTAAAGTAACCCTTATGCTTTTAGCCGATCTAATAGGAGTAATACTACTATTTTACTACTCTAGGGAGTTAAATATTTTCACTATGGGTATTCCTGTGGCAAAAACACTAGGTTTAAATGTTAAAAAATATAGAACTCTATTATTAGCTATAGCTTCTATAATAACAGGGGTTATAGTATCCTTTACTGGAATTATAGGTTTTGTAGGTCTAATAATACCCCACCTAGCAAGGCTTTTTGTTGGCTCTGAACATAAAAAAGTAATATCTTTATCCCTACCTTTAGGGGCAATATTTATGATGATATGCGACACTCTATCTAGATCTATTTTAACAAACGAACTTCCTGTTGGAGTTATTACATCCTTAGTTGGAGCCCCTGTCTTTGTCTATCTATTAAAGAAAAGGAGTAGTTAG
- a CDS encoding FKBP-type peptidyl-prolyl cis-trans isomerase has product MNITEKSVVKLDYNLSDESGKIIDSSELNGSLIYIHGVGMMMPGIENAINGQGVGYSYTGIIEPEDGYGVYKPENVMPVPRAQFAHLIDQMEVGKLYNFDVGGGNTQLLKVVSIDDEYVTVDANHPYAGEKLTLNCTVQGVRPASLDELNSLSGESSGCGCGSHGSDSSGGCCSSNDGAKGGCCSSKGD; this is encoded by the coding sequence ATGAATATAACAGAAAAGAGTGTTGTAAAATTAGACTATAATCTTTCTGATGAATCTGGAAAGATTATAGATTCATCGGAATTAAATGGTTCACTAATATATATACACGGTGTTGGAATGATGATGCCAGGAATAGAAAATGCAATAAATGGACAGGGAGTAGGTTATAGCTATACAGGAATAATTGAACCTGAGGATGGATATGGAGTATATAAGCCAGAGAATGTTATGCCTGTTCCCCGAGCCCAGTTTGCCCACCTAATAGACCAGATGGAGGTGGGGAAGTTATATAATTTTGATGTTGGTGGTGGTAATACTCAACTACTTAAGGTTGTTAGTATTGATGATGAATATGTAACAGTTGATGCAAATCATCCCTATGCAGGAGAGAAGTTAACACTAAATTGCACTGTCCAAGGTGTAAGACCAGCTAGCCTTGATGAATTAAACAGTCTATCTGGTGAATCCTCAGGTTGTGGATGTGGATCCCATGGAAGTGACTCTTCAGGTGGATGTTGCTCATCTAATGATGGTGCTAAGGGGGGATGTTGTTCCTCTAAGGGTGATTAA
- a CDS encoding HD-GYP domain-containing protein: protein MKNNYNVEYDILLSKVHRWGELIRFGGTLLIDDIEEDVQNSLYLIQNQRDQFVSKVFSKKNLDDIKKYEIEAVNICILSLIVGVDLNLPHGDLIDLGVAALLKDLGMNRVPKEILYKSGQLSEDEIAEIRKHPIYSSQILEDLGFTKKIIDIVLDHHERWDGKGYPRGKSQDEINYLSRILSVLDGYISMREDRPYRESLHGYDAIKSIIGDNGQRYDPSILNIAVKSIGIYPIGSYVALNDASICQVVAINKSTPLKPIVKVIVNKNGTESKSNQLIDISDNNSFFIVKSVLES, encoded by the coding sequence ATGAAAAATAATTATAATGTTGAATACGATATACTTCTCTCTAAAGTTCATAGATGGGGAGAACTTATAAGATTTGGTGGAACTCTTTTAATTGATGATATAGAAGAGGATGTACAAAACTCACTCTATTTGATTCAAAATCAGAGGGACCAGTTTGTATCAAAGGTTTTTTCTAAGAAAAACCTCGATGATATTAAAAAATATGAAATTGAAGCTGTAAATATATGTATTCTATCACTTATTGTTGGTGTTGATCTAAATCTACCCCATGGGGATTTAATTGATCTAGGTGTCGCTGCACTTTTAAAAGATTTAGGAATGAATAGGGTTCCTAAGGAAATCTTGTATAAAAGTGGTCAGTTAAGTGAAGACGAGATAGCTGAAATTAGGAAACATCCTATTTATAGTTCCCAAATATTAGAGGATTTAGGATTTACAAAAAAAATTATAGATATTGTTTTAGATCATCATGAGAGGTGGGATGGTAAAGGGTATCCAAGGGGTAAAAGCCAGGATGAGATTAACTATTTATCTAGAATCCTATCTGTTTTAGATGGTTATATCTCTATGAGGGAAGATAGACCCTATAGGGAGTCTCTGCATGGCTATGATGCTATAAAGTCAATAATTGGTGATAATGGACAGAGATATGATCCATCAATCCTAAATATAGCGGTTAAAAGTATAGGGATATATCCTATAGGTTCATATGTTGCTTTAAATGATGCGTCCATATGCCAAGTTGTAGCTATTAATAAAAGTACTCCTTTAAAGCCTATAGTTAAAGTTATTGTTAATAAAAACGGGACAGAGTCTAAGAGCAATCAACTTATCGATATCTCTGATAATAACAGCTTTTTTATAGTTAAGTCAGTTTTGGAAAGTTAA
- a CDS encoding M23 family metallopeptidase yields the protein MSNVSQKSSSQKALTYLLIIVCVIAMNIYSNRKYLINSFNITPQEEITLQDSRVKTFLEPETYNKLVKVLSGYSIDSLLMKEDISESLVIASSRALKSVFDPRDLKAGSRVTISYDWRDRKKFLGYEIDLGYDQSVVVKRDKTDNFIANIVEKEYFTKVFNGQGVIDNTLYQSGIESGISPNVIMNLMQLYSFDVDFQRDIVSGTEFEVNYENYLDDRGEIIKHGNILSAVLKIDGTRYPIYRFTTDDGKSDYYNEEGKSARKALLKTPVNGAYISSGFGMRIHPISSYTAFHRGIDFAVRQGTPIYASGDGVISAAVVSNTGYGIHIRIRHPNGYETLYGHMVSHAKGMKVGVKVTQGQIIGYVGSTGNSTGPHLHYETRYNGKFVNPSSIKIPPGRTLEGKELDRFKIEMEKVKLHF from the coding sequence ATGAGCAATGTAAGTCAAAAATCAAGTAGCCAGAAGGCTTTAACGTATTTATTAATAATAGTTTGTGTAATAGCTATGAACATCTACTCTAATAGGAAGTACCTAATTAACTCCTTTAATATAACTCCTCAAGAAGAAATTACCCTCCAGGACAGTAGAGTTAAGACCTTCTTAGAGCCTGAAACATACAATAAACTAGTTAAGGTATTAAGTGGTTACTCTATAGACTCCCTACTGATGAAGGAAGATATTTCAGAATCTTTAGTTATTGCTTCTTCTAGGGCTCTGAAATCTGTTTTTGATCCAAGAGATTTAAAAGCTGGGAGTAGGGTTACAATCTCCTATGATTGGAGGGATCGAAAGAAATTTTTAGGTTATGAGATTGATTTAGGTTATGATCAATCGGTAGTTGTAAAAAGGGATAAAACAGATAATTTTATTGCTAATATAGTAGAAAAAGAGTATTTTACTAAGGTTTTTAATGGCCAAGGTGTAATAGATAATACACTTTATCAGTCAGGTATAGAGAGTGGTATAAGTCCAAATGTTATAATGAACTTAATGCAGTTATACTCCTTTGATGTAGATTTTCAACGGGATATTGTAAGTGGTACAGAGTTTGAAGTTAACTATGAAAACTATTTAGATGATAGGGGAGAAATTATAAAGCATGGGAATATACTCTCTGCTGTTTTAAAAATAGATGGTACTCGATACCCAATATACCGATTTACAACTGATGATGGTAAAAGTGATTATTATAATGAAGAGGGAAAGTCTGCAAGAAAAGCTCTATTAAAAACTCCAGTGAATGGTGCTTATATATCATCAGGTTTTGGAATGAGAATACATCCAATATCATCATATACAGCATTTCATAGAGGTATAGACTTTGCAGTAAGACAGGGAACACCTATATATGCATCAGGGGATGGGGTAATTTCTGCTGCAGTTGTTAGTAATACAGGTTACGGAATTCATATTAGAATTAGGCATCCTAACGGGTATGAGACACTATATGGACATATGGTATCCCATGCAAAAGGGATGAAGGTGGGAGTTAAAGTTACACAAGGTCAAATTATTGGATATGTAGGCTCTACAGGTAACTCTACAGGGCCTCATCTACATTATGAGACAAGATATAATGGTAAATTTGTTAATCCTAGTAGTATTAAAATACCTCCAGGTAGAACATTAGAAGGTAAAGAGTTAGATCGCTTTAAAATTGAAATGGAGAAGGTTAAGTTACATTTCTAA
- a CDS encoding ABC transporter ATP-binding protein has protein sequence MGLYINNLSFSYGKNRILKNISTTFNQGEITVITGPNGSGKSTLVKGIMSLIKIEKGSIYLNNKDIRRYSVEEKSRILGYVSQDIYRDFDFSVYEVVEMGRYPFKKEWNYAKDKKAIDLALNLTDTKVFRDRSINSLSGGELQRVLLARALAGEPKYLILDEPASNLDIAHNIEMMKLLKKLTRELGLTTIIVLHDLNSILHYSDNIIMLNRGKLELQGKTKKLLTPENIKNIYGISSEIVIDKSGRKHILTI, from the coding sequence GTGGGTCTATATATTAACAATCTATCTTTTAGTTACGGAAAAAACAGAATACTAAAAAACATTTCAACAACTTTTAACCAAGGGGAGATAACAGTAATAACAGGCCCCAATGGTTCTGGAAAGAGTACTCTAGTAAAGGGTATTATGTCACTAATAAAGATAGAAAAGGGTTCTATTTATTTAAATAATAAGGATATACGTAGATATTCAGTTGAAGAAAAATCCAGAATATTAGGTTATGTATCCCAGGATATATATAGAGATTTTGACTTTTCTGTATACGAAGTTGTAGAGATGGGTAGATACCCATTTAAGAAGGAGTGGAACTATGCAAAGGATAAAAAAGCTATAGATCTGGCACTAAATCTAACTGATACTAAGGTATTTAGAGATAGGTCAATTAACTCTTTAAGTGGAGGAGAACTTCAGCGAGTACTACTGGCAAGGGCCTTAGCAGGAGAACCTAAATACCTTATACTTGATGAACCTGCATCAAACCTTGATATAGCCCATAATATTGAGATGATGAAACTTTTAAAAAAACTTACAAGGGAGCTAGGATTAACAACAATTATAGTATTACACGATCTTAACTCAATCCTTCACTATAGTGACAACATAATTATGCTTAATCGGGGTAAATTAGAGTTACAAGGCAAAACAAAAAAACTCTTAACCCCAGAAAATATAAAAAACATCTACGGAATTAGTAGCGAAATAGTTATAGATAAAAGTGGTAGGAAACATATTTTAACAATTTAG
- a CDS encoding sensor histidine kinase has product MKKSQTKGQILNLISTSLVIITLVLLSIIQHRWLISTGEKDITELYKNLSFSLYRSLYYELKDNFFELNNLYDVSYKENEDDFRLELEGIDLKYISSIGYINPDNILSIYDGKSWNISNYYRFDSRDIGMFIPDKYNTGLVKYSFIDKTNKDVTIFIYFDLLLFYKENIENRSDPFLDNYEIKWFFKQPENSVILDERVYTFSPLKSIKRLLTNQNPSWLIEVNLFIEFDRGKFPHQFNFRPLNPKRPPNESNLFVEVTSRGKSLLQIKEDSLSKQWILTILLLLGLGLFYIIILQQIKRLKKLRSMEKEFVASVTHELRTPLAVIELAADNMQTGIIKPDRILTYGDLIKGQSRRLTSLIEGILLFSRLEGRSEKPPILKQIESKKIEDSLKSIKELILREYSAELQLKLSLPEKFISDLESIELILTNLIINAAKHAYNSGGVIRVYSKTSLPNNLIFTVEDNGYGVSKKEKRYIFDPFYRGERSHREQISGSGLGLFLILKKVKLLNGNIELNSPYERSDGKVISGCKFTVTIPFTKS; this is encoded by the coding sequence ATGAAAAAGAGTCAAACAAAAGGTCAAATATTAAATTTAATTTCAACAAGTCTAGTAATTATAACCCTTGTTCTTTTATCAATAATTCAACATCGATGGTTAATATCAACTGGGGAGAAGGATATTACAGAGTTATATAAAAATCTAAGTTTCTCTTTATATAGATCTCTCTATTATGAATTAAAAGACAATTTTTTTGAATTAAATAACCTATATGATGTTAGCTATAAAGAGAATGAGGATGATTTTCGGTTAGAGTTAGAGGGAATAGATCTTAAATACATCAGTAGTATAGGTTACATAAATCCTGATAACATTCTTAGCATTTATGATGGAAAGAGCTGGAATATTAGTAATTATTATAGATTTGATAGCAGGGATATTGGGATGTTTATCCCAGATAAATATAACACAGGCTTGGTGAAATATAGCTTTATTGATAAAACAAATAAGGATGTAACTATTTTTATTTATTTTGACCTTCTCTTATTTTACAAGGAAAATATCGAGAATAGGAGCGACCCATTTTTAGATAATTATGAAATCAAATGGTTCTTTAAGCAACCTGAAAACAGTGTTATTTTAGATGAGAGAGTCTATACCTTTTCTCCTCTTAAATCTATTAAAAGATTATTAACTAACCAAAACCCAAGTTGGCTTATTGAGGTAAACTTATTCATTGAATTTGATAGGGGGAAATTCCCCCATCAATTCAATTTTAGACCTTTAAACCCTAAAAGACCACCTAATGAGTCCAATCTTTTTGTTGAAGTTACATCTAGGGGTAAGTCACTTTTACAAATAAAAGAAGACTCTCTAAGCAAGCAGTGGATCTTAACAATACTATTACTTTTAGGACTAGGTTTATTCTACATTATTATACTCCAACAGATAAAAAGATTAAAAAAATTAAGATCTATGGAAAAGGAGTTTGTAGCCTCTGTAACCCATGAATTAAGAACACCTTTAGCAGTTATTGAGTTAGCTGCAGATAATATGCAAACAGGAATTATAAAACCTGATAGGATTTTAACTTATGGGGATTTAATAAAGGGACAATCAAGGAGGTTAACATCTTTAATCGAAGGGATACTACTATTTTCACGCCTTGAGGGACGGTCAGAGAAGCCTCCTATTCTAAAACAGATAGAGAGTAAAAAGATAGAAGATAGTCTAAAATCTATTAAAGAGTTAATTTTAAGGGAGTACTCTGCAGAGTTACAACTAAAATTATCTCTACCTGAAAAATTTATTTCAGATTTAGAATCAATTGAATTAATACTTACAAATTTAATAATAAATGCTGCAAAACATGCCTATAATAGTGGAGGAGTCATACGAGTTTATAGTAAAACAAGCCTACCAAACAACTTAATTTTTACTGTAGAAGATAATGGTTATGGAGTATCTAAAAAAGAGAAAAGATATATTTTTGATCCATTTTATAGAGGGGAAAGAAGCCATAGGGAACAAATTTCAGGAAGTGGTTTAGGGCTTTTCCTAATACTTAAAAAGGTTAAGTTATTAAACGGGAATATAGAACTAAACTCCCCCTATGAAAGAAGTGATGGCAAGGTTATAAGTGGATGTAAATTCACTGTTACAATACCATTTACAAAATCTTAG
- the fbaA gene encoding class II fructose-bisphosphate aldolase gives MSNKIFDKVKPGVIFGDDVKEVFRIAKENKFAIPAVNCVGSDSINGCLEAAQKANSPIIIQFSNGGGVFNAGKGLKLDGQQAAILGSISGAEHVHRLAEAYGVVVILHTDHCAKKLLPWIDGLLDAGEEFFKKNGKPLFTSHMLDLSEEPIEENMEISAKYLERMAKMGMTLEIELGITGGEEDGVDNSHVAKEDLYTKPEEVNYAYEQLSKVSPNFTIAASFGNVHGVYKPGNVVLTPSILDASQKFIQEKHNTADKPVNFVFHGGSGSEPAKIEEAIGYGAIKMNIDTDTQWATWEGIKNFYTEKEAYLQGQIGNPDGEDAPNKKYYDPRVWLRKGQESLVNRVLQAYKDLNAMDRN, from the coding sequence ATGTCTAATAAAATTTTTGACAAAGTAAAGCCAGGTGTTATATTTGGTGATGATGTAAAAGAAGTATTTAGAATTGCAAAAGAAAACAAATTCGCAATTCCTGCAGTTAACTGTGTTGGTTCAGACTCTATTAACGGGTGTTTAGAAGCTGCTCAAAAAGCTAACTCGCCAATTATTATCCAATTTTCAAATGGTGGTGGTGTTTTTAATGCTGGTAAAGGTTTAAAACTTGATGGTCAACAAGCAGCTATTCTTGGGTCAATCTCTGGTGCGGAACACGTACATAGATTAGCTGAAGCGTATGGTGTAGTTGTAATATTACATACTGACCACTGTGCAAAAAAATTATTACCATGGATCGACGGATTATTAGATGCAGGTGAAGAGTTCTTTAAAAAGAATGGTAAACCTCTATTTACTTCCCACATGTTAGACTTATCTGAAGAGCCTATCGAAGAGAACATGGAAATTTCTGCTAAATACTTAGAAAGAATGGCTAAAATGGGTATGACTTTAGAGATAGAGTTAGGTATTACAGGTGGTGAAGAAGACGGTGTTGATAACTCACACGTTGCTAAAGAAGACCTATATACTAAACCAGAAGAAGTTAACTATGCATATGAGCAGTTAAGCAAAGTTTCTCCAAACTTTACTATTGCAGCATCATTTGGAAATGTACACGGTGTATATAAACCAGGTAATGTTGTATTAACTCCATCAATCTTAGATGCGTCTCAAAAATTCATTCAAGAAAAACACAATACAGCTGATAAACCAGTTAACTTTGTATTCCATGGTGGATCAGGTTCTGAGCCAGCTAAGATTGAAGAAGCTATTGGTTACGGTGCAATTAAAATGAATATTGATACTGATACTCAATGGGCTACATGGGAAGGTATTAAAAACTTCTATACTGAAAAAGAAGCTTACTTACAGGGACAAATTGGTAACCCAGACGGTGAAGATGCTCCTAACAAAAAATACTACGACCCAAGAGTTTGGTTAAGAAAAGGTCAAGAGAGCTTAGTAAACAGAGTATTACAAGCTTATAAAGACTTAAACGCTATGGATAGAAACTAA
- a CDS encoding ROK family protein codes for MKHIEFYLALDIGAGAGAKMGIFSKDKTLIKEMMLPKSHYGSHGDEFATALEGIIETNVKEAGLDIKNLLSIGICCAGILASDGTFILFKNQPQFNGYNIRLALENYFSVPTQIENDADAGGLAEWSVLKMELCYWVFGGGWGGVWISKDGDINYPSYDWDGKDSSLHVSNEPGYSIALDKLKLKTLFYKAGASYDNFEKILKEDESLPSGVLVGPNGDPGTLRAETILSGPGRCRLFRAVVGDDTFYERFLDIHEVAKMHDPSVAGAFISKLSSMGVDAAIKTDELYGNILAVAAGTLINSCKKDGMKPGIPLCLGGKPSYALPYFGPSCQKSLSKIGIYNYLRPSVIDESGQSANMLGALVIAELALKKQN; via the coding sequence ATGAAACATATTGAATTCTATTTAGCTTTAGACATTGGAGCAGGAGCCGGTGCTAAAATGGGTATCTTTTCTAAGGATAAAACACTAATTAAAGAGATGATGTTACCAAAGAGTCATTATGGAAGCCATGGTGATGAATTTGCTACTGCTTTAGAGGGTATAATTGAAACCAATGTTAAAGAAGCTGGTTTGGATATTAAGAACCTCTTATCTATTGGTATCTGTTGTGCTGGTATATTGGCCTCAGATGGAACATTTATACTATTTAAGAATCAGCCACAATTTAATGGGTATAATATTAGGTTAGCCTTGGAAAATTATTTCTCAGTACCTACTCAGATTGAGAACGATGCAGATGCAGGTGGTCTAGCTGAGTGGAGTGTTTTAAAAATGGAGTTATGCTACTGGGTTTTTGGTGGCGGTTGGGGAGGTGTTTGGATCTCAAAGGATGGAGATATAAATTACCCTTCCTACGACTGGGATGGAAAGGATAGTTCTCTCCATGTCTCAAATGAACCAGGTTACTCTATTGCCCTTGATAAATTAAAATTGAAAACACTATTTTATAAAGCTGGTGCATCCTATGATAATTTTGAAAAAATTTTAAAAGAGGATGAGTCCCTACCTAGTGGGGTTCTTGTTGGTCCTAATGGTGACCCTGGAACACTTAGAGCGGAGACTATTCTATCTGGCCCTGGTAGATGTAGATTATTTCGAGCAGTTGTTGGAGATGATACATTTTATGAGCGATTTTTAGATATTCATGAAGTTGCAAAAATGCATGACCCGTCTGTCGCTGGAGCATTTATTAGTAAGTTATCAAGTATGGGTGTAGATGCTGCAATTAAGACAGATGAATTATATGGTAATATTCTAGCAGTTGCCGCAGGAACATTAATTAATAGTTGTAAAAAAGATGGTATGAAACCAGGAATCCCCCTTTGTTTAGGAGGTAAACCTAGTTATGCACTACCTTATTTTGGACCCTCTTGCCAAAAAAGCCTAAGTAAAATTGGTATCTATAACTATTTAAGGCCCTCTGTAATTGATGAGAGTGGTCAAAGTGCTAATATGTTAGGTGCCCTAGTTATAGCTGAGTTAGCATTAAAAAAACAGAACTAA
- a CDS encoding isoamylase early set domain-containing protein, producing MSLTKRFLKTKPECKVTFKLDEEACHDAKSIHLVGDFNGWDKEDTQLKKNKTGDYSVTVTLEVGKDYHFRYLIDGKKWVNDWEADYYAPTEFNSENSVVRL from the coding sequence ATGTCATTAACAAAGAGATTTTTAAAAACTAAACCAGAATGTAAAGTAACCTTTAAATTAGACGAAGAAGCTTGCCACGATGCAAAATCAATACATTTAGTAGGTGATTTTAATGGGTGGGATAAGGAAGATACACAACTTAAAAAAAATAAAACTGGAGATTATTCAGTTACAGTTACACTGGAAGTTGGTAAGGATTATCATTTTAGATATCTTATAGATGGTAAAAAGTGGGTAAATGATTGGGAAGCAGATTATTACGCCCCTACAGAGTTTAATAGTGAAAACTCAGTAGTTAGACTTTAA
- a CDS encoding ABC transporter substrate-binding protein, whose product MRNLKKVVIYLLLLTSNVIFATSNSETNNNSNSFLQITDYRGREVVLASEPQRVISLAPNITETIFKLGAEDKLVGRTDYCDYPVEVDKIESIGTLLQPSIEKIVELNPDVIIASTHFSNELLTKLENIKLKVIIIDELGSLEGLYSNILDVGSIVNKKDQANLVVNNLKSRIEELSNMVKDLDKPSLYYVISYGEYGDFTSGGDTFISQLLELSGGINIAKDSMGWSYSLEKIVEKNPDIIICSKYYNTLQGIKSATGYKELPAVKNNRVYEIDNNLIDRQGPRVGDGLEALIKIVHPELF is encoded by the coding sequence ATGAGAAATCTCAAAAAAGTAGTTATATACTTATTACTACTTACATCAAATGTAATTTTCGCTACATCAAATAGTGAAACCAATAACAATTCTAACAGTTTTTTACAAATAACTGATTATAGAGGACGGGAAGTAGTATTGGCTAGTGAACCACAAAGGGTGATATCACTAGCACCAAATATTACTGAAACAATTTTCAAACTAGGGGCAGAGGATAAGTTAGTAGGAAGAACAGACTACTGTGACTACCCTGTAGAAGTAGATAAAATAGAGTCCATTGGAACTCTTTTACAACCAAGCATTGAAAAGATTGTAGAGCTTAATCCTGATGTAATTATTGCAAGTACCCATTTTTCAAATGAACTACTTACTAAATTAGAGAATATAAAGTTAAAGGTTATAATTATTGATGAGTTAGGAAGTTTAGAGGGATTATACAGTAATATTTTAGATGTTGGGTCGATTGTTAATAAAAAGGATCAGGCAAATTTAGTAGTAAACAATTTAAAAAGTAGAATTGAAGAGCTAAGCAATATGGTTAAAGATCTAGATAAACCATCCCTATACTATGTAATTAGCTACGGAGAGTATGGTGACTTTACTTCTGGGGGTGATACATTTATATCCCAACTACTAGAATTATCCGGTGGAATAAATATTGCTAAAGACTCCATGGGCTGGAGTTACTCCTTAGAGAAGATTGTTGAGAAAAATCCAGATATAATAATCTGCTCTAAATATTATAATACACTCCAGGGCATTAAGAGTGCTACAGGGTATAAAGAGCTACCTGCTGTAAAAAATAACAGAGTCTATGAGATAGATAACAACCTTATTGATAGACAAGGACCAAGGGTTGGAGATGGTTTAGAAGCTTTAATTAAAATAGTACACCCTGAGTTATTCTAA